Genomic segment of Gasterosteus aculeatus chromosome 4, fGasAcu3.hap1.1, whole genome shotgun sequence:
TGAATGGGCGGAACACAATGGCCTTGTACTTGACTGGGTAGAGGACAAATCCTCTGCCGGGTTGTATCACACCAGCCCCGATGTTGTCAATGGTGGTAACTGCGATGACGAAGCCATACCTGAAGCAGGGGAAACACATACATCAATAATATGTGTTTGTAAAGTTGATAACTTCCATATGAAGGTGAATATGAGCTTTATGACTTAATGTGTGTAACAAATATCAGCCTTGATTTATTGCCTTTGATTGTGTTGCCATCATTTAAAACGACTAAAGGTAGACAAACGTATTTCAAATTATTACACATTACTGATATGCCCATTACTGTATTCTGTTAGTACAGCATCATCTTATTTGTAGATGTAACACAATATCAAGTCTTGCGCCCACTCACTTGCCAGTGCAGGTGCCCTCCACTTCTGTGAAAAGCTTCTGCTTCACGGTGTTGAGGAGATTCGGACCAAAGTACCTCGGATGTAGTAAGATTTCATGCTCCAAAGAAATCTgaccaaagaccaaaaaaaatgcattcatggATGATGTTAATGAAAGAAGACCTGGTGGTATTTCTGCCTGGctataaaacaacaacactgatcAATGCTTTGAGGATTtggacaccttttttttttaccatagcTACGCTAACTAATGGAGCTGGGCACGTATTGAATAAACAAAACACCAACATACCGCGAACGTCCGGCAAATACACCGCGGGTATAACTCATACTTACATGGTAAAACATGTTGCTGTAATACGCAATTCACACTTGaaaaatgttcttgtttttatcAATTATCCAGACGGACTTGACAGAAACCGCCGCTCGTTCGCGACTTTTCCGTTGTTGAAATAGCTTCCGGGTCACGGGGTCAATAGTTGGGCCTTCGTTGCTGCCCGTTCTCCCTGTGCTGACCTCTGGCGGCGAGGAGGGTTAGTGCAGGAGCGCGGGACACACCACGGACCGCGCATGACCATTAATGTCTTTAGGATGTCAGGCGACAGTTATGGAACAGCGGGAATGCAAAATATCTGACGACAATAACAACAACGGGAGGAGGGAATGAGGCAAGTTTGATACTTTTTTATAAAGGAAAAATTGCAGCAGGATCCACATAAACAAGAAGGGAATGACAATATGTTAACAAGGCAACGAAACGTATCAGGGAAAAAGTAAAGTTATAGATACTTCATCACTCAATTCTGAAATGGTGTAAAAAATTAATCCGTAATCAGTTTTTTCAATCAACACTTTACGTCACAAGTCTAAAGATGAACAGCGGAGTGCAGCAGTTTGCGCCGACGCCTCCAAGAGTGCCGCAAAATAgaccgaagaagaagaaaacgagCAGTCGATGGGCGTGACTCAACGCGACCCGATGATTGGCTGTTGGACTCGACCTGCTCCGTCTGATACACGGAAATCACTTGCGCTGACTGACTGGTACATGACTTATATTGTTACTTGACTCAATCCGGGAACACTGACATGGCGAGTAATCTCGTCTCGAGGTGGTTTCGTCCCCGCGTGGTTACGCAGCTGGTAAGTTCTCCATCGCGTTCCCACGACGCTCAGCAGGTGTTGTTTACGTGtgacaggtccccccccccctctctttagGCGTTTCTCCGGTCGGTCCGTGTGCCTCGGCAGAAGGATTCGGGGATCAGGCTTTTCTCCAGCGATCCGCCACCGAAGAACGTCAGTCGCTATCCGGTTCCGAACAAGAAAGACTTGCCCTGTGACATagtggagctgatggaggaagTTGAGTCAAAGGtataaagaaaaggagaaaaaacccACATTCATCGAGCCCTTTGATTCTTGAGTTCACCGCTAATTTCTAACTTCACGTGTCCTTCTTTGCAGGGAGGCTTTTTGCCAAATGTCTTCAAAGCGCTTTCTCACAGACCAGCGGAGTTCAGAGCCTTCTTTGCTTACTACAATGAACTAATGAACAAAGAGacaggtctgtctgtctgtctgtctgtctctgtgtgtgtgtgtgtgcgtgtgcgtgtgtgtgtgtgtgtgtgtgtgtgtacacacacacacacaccattttttGGGCTTTTTATTACCTGTGTTTTGCCATGTTGGCCTCTAAGCATTCGCACCTACAATTTACAATAAAAGTCCACCCTGAACAACACAATCTGAAACCCCAGCATTCTAACACAAAAGGTGAATTTGAACTTCTCACACATTGACTAAGCTCAAcattttaaacttgtttttcttgGATCATTTCCAAGAGgaagttttctcttttttctgttgACTAAAACCAGCCATCCAGCACTGAGGCTTTGTACTTTACGTTGTCTTGTCGCTGTGTAAATGTGTTATCGTTTCCACCTGTCTCACGTTAACATGGTGTCTACTGTCTTCCAGGCGGCCTGACCAAGGCGGATCGGGAGCTGATCGTAGTAGCTACCAGTACCCACAACAAATGTCTTTACTGTGTGGTATCGCACAGTGCGCTGCACCGCATCTATTCTAAGAAACCCACCCTGTGTGATCAGGTGACGGATGTGTTAATACTTGCCCGTGCTTTGCTTTACAGTACAACTATAGTGGATCACTTAAAATTCACACTAGGtctcatccccctcctccccctcccctccccctgctaTTTCTGTTTTCATGTCAGGTCATTGTTAACTATGAGAATGCAGAGCTGTCACCTCGCGAGATCGCTATGCTGGACTTTGCGATGGCTGTGTGTCGCAGCGACACCGTGACAGAGCAGCATTTCCAGTCTTTGGAGGGAGTGGGCTTTGACCGAGAGGACGCGTGGGACATCGCTGCCATCGCCGCCTTCTTCGCCATGTCCAACCGGCTGGCCCACCTCACCGACATGAGGCCAAACATGGAATTTCATAACATGGGCCGTACACCAAAGGACAGGAGCAAGGACAAGGGGAAAGGGGAGTAGCAATACAGACAGGATTAAGATCGTTTTGATTTTTAAGCGGCTCTAATCGCCATTTGTTTTTcgtttgctgttgttttcttaTCACATAAGATAGACTGAAATGTCACAGTTGTCTTATAACTTCCATGTTTGTGTTGCAACTCAGAATCTCATCGCAGCTCTTTACTTCCTCGTTGACAAGTTGAGACCTCGGCCGCTCCATCCATTGTTACTTTGACCAGGAATAGTTCACAGCAAGGTTAGATTGTCTAAAGTTTAACAATATAACCGCTTTGTGAAGccattcctttattttttttaaataaactatttttcttGATAATTTCTGACTTTTGATTTTTTGGAAATAGTTGTTATATAGTAATACTTTAACATATCACCTGTATCATAGCTTGCTGCTGGCAGGgcagtgagtgaggggggggtagTGGTGAAGTACTGTGTATCACTACCAGATGGCACCAGATCCATGCACATAATATGATGTAAATCACTTAACACTGCAAATGTGAGACGTATATTCTTATACAGTGGagagaattgtttttttatcagtAGTTGGGGGTCACACATCAGTTTATTTTCACTGCAGACGTGATAAATCGCTGCTCCTGATCTAATTTGTGTGCACTAAACATCGTTCTTTCCCAAAGTGTATTCTCTGGCAACCTACTTGTAATGCTGACGTCTCTTGTGGTGTCTTGTCTGCACAGATACAAGTCAAACAGGACTCCGGGAGTCTCCTGCGGCTTACTTTAGTGGGCATGTGTGAAAGGCATCCCAGCTCTATGTTTTCTTCAGTGAGACGCTGAGTATGCACCCAGTGACATTGAAATTAGACATAGATCGCCATCAAAACTGATCGCCTCCTCCCAGAGCTTCTCCTGTCCGCATCGCCCTAGAAAGTGTAACATGACTGAAGGACTGCTCGTGCTCCCAACTCATCAGGCATCGACCTTCCTCAGCCCCATTTCTCTTATTCGTATTAGAAGCAGAAGGCTCCACACAAGGCTTATTTATGGTCTGCTTCTGCCCTGTTGTCACTTGTCTTGTAAATCTTCAAGTCAAGAACAGAAAACACGTAAACAAATCACATGAAAAGAACGTCAATAGCTTTCCGGTGGAGGCATTTCTTATTGTAGTGTTAGTATGTTGATGTATGTTGACGCTTCAAATGGCTGCATGAGTAAAAGCTGGAGAAAAGAGTTGTGGGTCAAAGGGGAAATAGATCACCAGTGAAATAGGCATCCTTGTGGGTGATTATTACTGCTGCGTAAGAAGCAGTAGAAACATGTCAAAGACATCTTATTGGGATCCAGCAACTGACCACGTTTTGAATGCAAATTCAGCAGGAATTCCTCTGTAATAAGAATTCCTCCACTACCCAGAGGTTTTACCTAAATGGCACTCCCAGTATTAATGTGGTCATACAAATACGTGGGAAATCAGCTTGAGTGCAGACTGCATTTCTGggcttcaaaaaataaaaataatcaaaaaatagtATTTTTCGATGGATTTTTTCTTCCGCTGAGGGACTCTATTTACACTCAAGAGATGTGACTAAGCAGGCACATACGGCACATTAGCTAACGTACAGACTCAAGGATGAGGCGCTATCTTCTGTGTCAGTTCCTGTTAagagtgtgcatgcatgtgtgtaagtCTTGCATATGCACAGtgttgtgttactgtgtgtcgGCCAGTCATTTTCAAACttcagaaaagtgtgtgtgtgtgtgtgtgtgtgtgtgagaatttgCCGCTGGGGTCATTTGAGTTGGTTTAAAATGAGCAGCTACTTGTCCCTTTACCGGGAGACTAATCCCTGCAGACCACAGCCGGGATCACGCAGTCAGTGAAACAGATGTGGCGCGCTGCAAAAGGCAACACATCTATGGAAGAAGGCTAAATGATGAATGTCAGATTTTGTTACGAGAGCCTCTGTTTCCAGTTGGAATTGTGTTACAATGACAGGGCCGTGAAACCCTTCATTTCCTTTATTCTGATTAATTCTCATGCACCAATTTACGGGAGTAAATGTATATTTAGGAAACCACATATTCCTCTGTGACAAACTGAGAAACATATGGCACAAAGGTCTTTTTTCTAACCAAATGTGCCATGATGAGTGTTCATTCGCGCTCAGCGTGTTCGCTCTTcacccctctgtgtgtgcgatTGTATTTGTACTTCAACAGCTAAAGGTGACACTCTGATTACATGTAGATGTTACACATATTGGACTGAATAGGATAACTAACTGACTTACTATGATATCTCAAGTCATCAGGATTGAGCCCCAGTACACTACATACATGACTTCAAGAATTCATTCAATAGCTGTTGATGTATTTCAGTCCAAGTCCAATTAGTGGACCAATAAACCAACATTGCTGTCCTTAAAAACTCCCTTTCATCAGTGCACAGAAATAAAGAAGGCTTTAATACAGAAGTGCTAGAGATTGTCTTTTGAAATTGTGTTCATAGATTGATTCTGCAGGATTGTTCTGCAATCAGTATCATAGAGAAAACCTTTGTTAGTACACTTGATGAGTTGGAAGGATTAAGGTTTTACTAAAGCTGCCACAACAGTCACATAATGCATCATGTTCACAGAAGTAACACTCAGCCAGAGCTCTAAATatcagccaatgagaatagGAACAAGTTGGATATTTGCCATGAGAAGGTAAACCCCCGACTAGGACCCCCACGTTCACTTAAACTGCTCCAGCAAATTATTTCTTTCAGAACTTCTCAATCAACCAGTTTTCAGAAGTCTATTTCAGATTAAATTGTTGCTCACTCATAATCCACTCAGATTACTTCTTTCTCACAGATTATCGGTCATCATCTCATATTTTCTGCTAAAGAAGAGAGATTCATGCTCGTATTGTTTTTTATCTGCTTTTCTGTCACCTCTGCATTATAATGTTTCTTTGCTTCAGCATTTCTGGGGATTGTGAGTTTAGAGGCGCTTTAGggtgctgttttttctttcttttggaaaATGTCACCTCTATGTGATGAGGAATGTGATCTCCAGAGTGCACTGAACTCTGTGAGCACACCGACACGAATGGCTTCGTAATAAGACGGAAGATTGTTTAATCGCTGTAATGTGTTTTTCGTCTTGGCATCATTGCCCTTTTAAATCTgcgtctttttctgtttctcgGTTTAATTGATAGCTTATCTCCACTGGATGGCTCACATAATAAAACTCGGGGGCACAGAACCAAGTGAAATGCATCCAGATGTCTGGGCTCTGCTCCGTTGGGACAAACCACAGAATGTGAGAGGAGATGAAGCTGATGGATGACAAGACTTCCTCTCCGGTCAACCATGATGCTGCTTTTGAGTTTGCCGCTGCGTCACATTACCATTCAGGCCGTCCCCAACTGAAATGATTATTACAGCAATGAACGTATCataacagaaataaatgatgaagaaatacaaaacacaatGATGACAATAGAACACGTAGTATAACATTTCAGTTATATAACCTCAAAAAAAGTCCTGAAATTAAACAACATAGTGTGTTGTTTGTAACTGAACTGCCTTTTgaacaaagcaaagaaaatgaCCCGGATCCGACGCCCATATTGGCAAGACCGCAATaactccatttatttatttattctaaattcAATGAGGATCACCAAAGTCAGTGAGTTTCCTTCTCTTTATTCTCTGATTCTACCGTGTCGAATAGTTTTACTTCAGTCTGAACAAAGACGAGGACCGAAAGAATAACATTTCCatcgaaaaagaaaaagcatgcAGATAAGTGGCAACAGAAGGAGAATCCAACAAGGGGACCGTTTGGAGACGGGTAACGCGTGAAGGTGAGAGACGGTTTATGCCTGAGGACCGGACAGGTGGCTGCAAAGCTCCCAGGGGATTGTGGGATTGATTGGTACTGGAACCAGAAAACGCAGAGGGGGAGCAAGAAAGGAGGTCCGTGCTGTCGGGCGTGATGTCCGGTGACTGTGTGGCCGGGCTGACGGGCCCTTTGTGTGTGTCGAGGGAGGAAAGGCATCCGGCTGTCGGGGGCCACAATCCACCCGTCACACATATAAGCACAGGATGAGAGCTTCATGTTTCTCTAAACTAATAATGGTGGGCCAGAGGTCCAGCAGGCGGACGCTGTTGCAGATACTTACAAAGATTGAACTGAAACCCACAACCTTTTTTTATGGATTTCATTCTTGTGCTGCCCTTTCCCCACTTTTCCAAATTGTTCCCCTGACCTGCTTCAAAATAATTGACTTACAGTTCACCACCAACCGCAGTTGGATTATTTACCACAGATTTAATCCGTATTCTcgtaaagaaaaagagaagaaaagagtctTTGATTTGGTTCATGACTTTTGATTCCCTGTGAAGCGTGCACCAGCTGCATGCTGCGCTCAGCACTCTGGCCATTCAACACGGTCCTAAATGCAATCTGGTGTCGCTCCGGCCCCCGCCATGCACAGCGGGTGTGAACGGGTTTTGATGGTGTGCAAGCATATTTGCGTTTACTTGTGGGTGAGTGCAACTGGCAACTGCAGCAGAAACGTTGAATTGTTGTATTGTGGTATGTGAGGCATCGctattttatttcagtaaaaaaaagttgattgaCTAAAGTGGAAAATGTAggtaatttaaaatgtaaaaaatgttttataagttatatattaaaatacataTCACCTAAGGGGGGCTCGACCAAAAATGTTTGGGAGCCACTTTCATAAATGAAAACATGACCCATATTATTTTGGGAACATATTTCAGCTCAGATAAATATCTGACTCCCTCTTCC
This window contains:
- the LOC120816959 gene encoding uncharacterized protein LOC120816959, whose translation is MASNLVSRWFRPRVVTQLAFLRSVRVPRQKDSGIRLFSSDPPPKNVSRYPVPNKKDLPCDIVELMEEVESKGGFLPNVFKALSHRPAEFRAFFAYYNELMNKETGGLTKADRELIVVATSTHNKCLYCVVSHSALHRIYSKKPTLCDQVIVNYENAELSPREIAMLDFAMAVCRSDTVTEQHFQSLEGVGFDREDAWDIAAIAAFFAMSNRLAHLTDMRPNMEFHNMGRTPKDRSKDKGKGE